The segment AGGGTCGCTCAGCCTCGCGGGCAAACAAGGCAGCACAAAACGTGATTGCAAAGAGCTTCGATCTTGCTAGTCGGGGTTCTTCAAAAACCTAGCAGCAACGAAGGAGCAATCTCTCAATGGCAAAAGAAACTGGTAAGGTGAAGTGGTTCAATAACAGCAAGGGGTACGGATTCATCGAGCGTGAGTCGGGTAGCGATGTCTTTGTGCATCACACGGCGATCCTCGCTGAAGGCTACCGCACCCTGGCTGAAGGCGAACTGGTGAGGTTTGAAGTAACCGAGGGCCCGAAAGGTCTCCAGGCCGATAAGGTCGAAAGACTGGGCGCTCAGACTCCACCTCCTCAACAGTAAATCGTCACCACAATCTAAACGATA is part of the Terriglobia bacterium genome and harbors:
- a CDS encoding cold shock domain-containing protein translates to MAKETGKVKWFNNSKGYGFIERESGSDVFVHHTAILAEGYRTLAEGELVRFEVTEGPKGLQADKVERLGAQTPPPQQ